A genomic window from Candidatus Angelobacter sp. includes:
- a CDS encoding HAD hydrolase family protein encodes MNLPLKIISTDFDGTFFAEFADPPVPDELQRLIQHLQMSGTRWVINTGRDLSSLLETLARAHLSVRPDYLVVVEREIYVHEKNRYVGLEDWNRACARAHEKLFARVRADLPRLMAWVNERFDAAVYEDSYSPFCLIAENNSDADTIHHYLNDYCAHVPDLMVVRNDVYARFSHKAYSKGTALSEIARRLGVGPDLILAAGDHLNDLPMLSREHARWLVAPSNAIGLVKDAVRKQDGFVSDEPHGHGVTRGMQYFLQSASAVERGLNSKT; translated from the coding sequence ATGAACCTGCCTCTCAAAATCATTTCCACCGACTTCGATGGGACGTTTTTTGCGGAATTTGCGGATCCGCCCGTGCCCGACGAATTACAGCGTCTCATCCAGCATTTGCAGATGTCCGGGACCAGGTGGGTAATCAATACCGGCCGCGATCTTTCGAGTCTGCTGGAGACGCTGGCGCGCGCGCATCTTTCCGTGCGCCCCGACTATCTCGTCGTTGTCGAGCGCGAGATTTACGTGCATGAAAAGAACCGTTACGTGGGGCTGGAGGACTGGAACCGCGCCTGCGCTCGAGCCCATGAGAAATTGTTTGCCCGTGTCCGCGCCGATCTGCCTCGGCTGATGGCCTGGGTGAACGAGCGGTTTGACGCAGCGGTCTATGAAGATTCGTATTCTCCGTTTTGTCTCATTGCGGAGAACAACAGTGACGCCGACACGATTCACCATTATCTGAACGACTACTGCGCCCACGTGCCGGATTTGATGGTTGTGCGCAATGATGTTTATGCACGTTTCAGTCACAAGGCCTACAGCAAAGGCACCGCCTTGTCAGAAATCGCGCGCCGGCTCGGCGTCGGCCCCGACCTGATTCTCGCCGCTGGCGATCACCTGAACGATCTGCCGATGCTTTCGCGGGAGCACGCGCGTTGGCTGGTGGCGCCATCCAACGCTATCGGGCTGGTGAAGGACGCCGTTCGAAAGCAAGACGGCTTCGTGAGCGACGAGCCGCATGGCCACGGCGTGACGCGTGGCATGCAATACTTTCTTCAATCCGCCAGCGCCGTTGAAAGAGGGCTTAACTCAAAAACCTGA